CTTCGCACTACGCCCGTAACCTGGGTGGAAAATACCGAATACCACAAAAAGAACGGCATCTCGCTGCTCAAGGCCAGATATGCTGTCGACCAGTCATTTCTACTTCTGATGTCCGACCATATCTTTGAGCCAGACACCGCCGCCTCTCTGCTTCGCCAACCGTTGGCGAAAAACGAAGCCATTCTCGGAGTGGATCACAAGTTGGACTGCATTTTTGATCTGGACGACGCCACTAAGGTGGTGCGCATGGGTGATCACATCATCAGTATTGGCAAGAGCCTTAAGGTTTACGATGCTGTCGACACCGGAATGTTCTTATGCACTCCAGCAGTTTTCGATGCGCTCGATGCCGTGATAAAGGACGGCAATTGTTCTCTGTCTGACGGCATGCAGTACATGGCCTCGAATGGGAAGCTGCGAGCCTACGATATCGCGGATGCGATCTGGCAGGATATCGATACTCCCGCAATGCTCGACTTCGCGCAGGTACAATTGTCGCCGCGTTGCTCGCATCTGCCGCGGCTGGAAGAGGTGGCCAGTGTCTAGATCGCGTCCAGTACCTAGATCGCGTCCAGATCCACGCCTTGCCTTGCGGTATGTCTTTGGCGCGTTAGGCGCCGCGGTGTTGGTCTACTTAGTTGTTCACGCAGGACCCCGCGCGTTGTTGGAGAACGTGA
This Terriglobales bacterium DNA region includes the following protein-coding sequences:
- a CDS encoding phosphocholine cytidylyltransferase family protein; translated protein: MLKSNVAVILAAGLGSRLNSVSGLLPKPLVRFEGIPMLQHVMSGAKQAGIERFVIVVGHQGDIVRRWFAGSSLRTTPVTWVENTEYHKKNGISLLKARYAVDQSFLLLMSDHIFEPDTAASLLRQPLAKNEAILGVDHKLDCIFDLDDATKVVRMGDHIISIGKSLKVYDAVDTGMFLCTPAVFDALDAVIKDGNCSLSDGMQYMASNGKLRAYDIADAIWQDIDTPAMLDFAQVQLSPRCSHLPRLEEVASV